The following are encoded together in the Candidatus Methylomirabilis oxygeniifera genome:
- a CDS encoding Amino acid permease-associated region → MTSLEEEKSGTTVLRRTAEYQPPRSWRTWLIGRPLRTADAPDQAIGKTIGLAVFASDALSSTAYATDEILFVLAAVGIAAFAYALPISLAIVALLAIVTLSYLQTIHAYPGGGGAYIVARNNLGEFPAQIAGASLLTDYILTVAVSVASGVAQLTSAYPSLFPYRVALAIGMILIMMVVNLRGVKESGAILAIPSYFFLGMMLLTVGSGLSQYLMGDLHTVVNPPPGKEHAAQSLSLFLILHAFSNGTTALTGVEAISNGVPAFKEPRSRNAGITLIWMSAILGVLFLGITFLAGTMGAIPSETETVVSQLARTAYEGRGLLYLAVIAATTLILIMAANTAYAGFPRLSALLAADGFLPRPLTYRGSRLVYSRGIVALALIASLLIWLFQASVNALIPLYAIGVFLSFTLAQAGMAHRWWKAGHLAPGQEAQEHGSIVRHEPRWAIKMAINGFGAFCTAGVMLIFTVTKFADGAWIVIVLVPILVAVFTAIHYHYRDLAAHLSLEQYGGPPRISRQRVILAVSGVHRGTLAALRYARTLSDDITAVHICIDPVEAQTLNRKWESWGDGVRLVVLDSPYRLLLEPLLGYIEEIAAQRQPNEIITIIVPQFVPRHWWHNLLHTQTAMLLRVMLLFKPGIVITDVPYQIE, encoded by the coding sequence ATGACTAGCCTCGAAGAAGAAAAAAGTGGAACTACCGTCCTACGGCGAACCGCCGAATACCAACCGCCTCGCTCGTGGCGAACCTGGCTGATCGGACGCCCGCTCCGGACTGCCGATGCCCCCGATCAGGCTATTGGTAAGACCATCGGCCTGGCCGTCTTCGCCTCTGACGCGCTCTCCTCCACCGCGTACGCCACCGACGAGATTCTGTTCGTCCTGGCCGCTGTCGGAATCGCAGCATTCGCCTATGCCCTTCCGATCTCGTTGGCCATCGTGGCGCTGCTGGCCATTGTCACGCTCTCGTATTTGCAGACGATCCACGCCTATCCGGGCGGAGGCGGCGCCTATATTGTGGCTCGTAACAACCTGGGAGAATTTCCCGCTCAGATAGCCGGCGCCTCGCTGCTGACCGACTATATCCTCACCGTGGCCGTATCCGTTGCGTCGGGGGTGGCTCAACTGACATCAGCATATCCGTCCCTTTTTCCCTACCGGGTGGCATTGGCCATCGGGATGATACTGATCATGATGGTCGTCAACCTGCGCGGTGTGAAAGAATCCGGCGCGATCCTCGCCATTCCCAGCTATTTCTTTCTGGGTATGATGCTCCTGACCGTCGGCAGCGGCCTGAGTCAGTACCTGATGGGGGACCTCCATACGGTAGTGAACCCGCCGCCGGGCAAGGAACATGCCGCACAATCGCTCTCACTCTTCCTGATTCTCCACGCCTTCTCCAATGGTACGACAGCCCTCACCGGAGTGGAGGCCATCTCGAACGGCGTCCCTGCGTTTAAGGAGCCGCGCAGCCGCAATGCAGGCATTACGCTGATCTGGATGTCCGCCATTCTGGGCGTACTGTTCCTAGGCATAACCTTTCTGGCCGGCACGATGGGCGCGATACCTTCTGAGACAGAAACGGTGGTCTCGCAACTGGCGCGCACGGCCTATGAGGGTCGGGGTCTGCTGTACCTGGCTGTCATCGCCGCTACGACCCTAATCCTGATCATGGCGGCCAATACGGCTTATGCCGGTTTTCCGCGATTGAGCGCCCTGCTGGCGGCGGATGGCTTTTTGCCCCGGCCGCTCACGTACCGCGGAAGCCGCCTGGTCTACTCGCGCGGCATTGTAGCGCTGGCCCTTATCGCCTCACTCCTGATCTGGCTGTTTCAGGCCAGCGTCAACGCGCTGATCCCGCTTTATGCCATTGGTGTCTTCCTCTCGTTTACGCTCGCCCAGGCCGGCATGGCGCACCGCTGGTGGAAGGCCGGACATCTGGCGCCAGGACAGGAAGCCCAGGAGCATGGCTCAATCGTTCGCCACGAACCCAGATGGGCGATCAAGATGGCGATCAACGGCTTCGGTGCGTTCTGTACGGCTGGGGTCATGCTGATCTTCACCGTCACGAAGTTTGCCGATGGGGCGTGGATCGTGATCGTGCTGGTGCCGATTCTCGTGGCCGTATTCACTGCCATCCATTACCATTACCGGGATCTGGCCGCCCACCTTTCATTGGAGCAGTACGGTGGACCGCCTCGAATTTCGCGTCAGCGTGTGATCCTGGCGGTCAGTGGCGTCCATCGCGGCACGCTGGCGGCACTCCGCTATGCCCGTACGCTATCCGATGACATCACGGCCGTGCATATCTGCATCGACCCCGTCGAGGCCCAGACGCTGAACCGCAAATGGGAATCGTGGGGCGATGGAGTTCGCCTGGTCGTGCTTGATTCCCCCTACCGGTTGCTCCTGGAACCGTTATTGGGATATATTGAAGAAATTGCCGCGCAGCGTCAGCCGAACGAGATCATTACCATCATCGTCCCGCAGTTTGTCCCTCGCCACTGGTGGCATAACCTCCTACACACCCAGACGGCGATGCTGCTGCGAGTCATGCTGCTGTTCAAGCCGGGAATTGTGATTACTGACGTACCGTATCAGATCGAGTAG
- a CDS encoding putative Trk system potassium uptake protein trkA (K(+)-uptake protein trkA) (Evidence 3 : Function proposed based on presence of conserved amino acid motif, structural feature or limited homology) — protein sequence MNIIIVGCGRVGAELAYRLFQKAHQVTVIDQVAAAFHNLSTDFRGRTVEGEALASDILCRAGIEKVDGLAAVTNSDSLNVVVAHVAKTVYHVPQVVVRNYHPRWRPLHEAFGLQVVSSTSWGAQRIEELLYPAFAKCVFSAGNGEVEIYELSVSEAWHGRTLQDFLHTGPCLAVALTRAGKAILPSSEERLEVGDILYLSSTMEGIETLRERLKAPQGR from the coding sequence ATGAATATCATTATTGTGGGATGTGGGCGAGTAGGCGCGGAGCTGGCTTATCGACTGTTCCAAAAGGCGCATCAGGTCACGGTGATCGACCAGGTAGCCGCCGCCTTTCATAACCTGTCCACAGACTTCCGCGGGCGCACAGTGGAAGGCGAGGCGCTGGCCAGCGACATACTGTGCCGAGCCGGCATCGAGAAGGTTGATGGCCTGGCCGCCGTAACCAATTCCGACTCACTGAACGTCGTGGTCGCCCACGTAGCAAAGACCGTCTACCACGTACCTCAGGTCGTCGTCCGCAACTATCATCCACGCTGGCGACCTCTGCACGAGGCCTTTGGCCTGCAGGTCGTCAGCTCGACCAGTTGGGGCGCCCAGCGCATCGAGGAGCTGCTCTACCCCGCCTTCGCTAAATGCGTGTTTTCGGCCGGCAATGGCGAGGTCGAGATCTATGAACTCTCGGTGTCTGAGGCCTGGCACGGCCGTACCCTCCAGGATTTCCTCCACACAGGCCCGTGTCTGGCTGTGGCGCTGACACGGGCAGGCAAGGCCATCCTCCCCTCCTCCGAGGAACGTTTGGAGGTGGGTGATATTCTGTATCTGAGTTCCACCATGGAGGGCATCGAAACGTTACGTGAGCGGCTGAAGGCGCCACAAGGGAGGTGA
- a CDS encoding TrkA-N domain protein, whose translation MFVLIAGGGRTATHLAALLLTRQHEVRVLEHRRDVLARLHHELPTEVIYEGNPIDPVALEQAGIRQAKVLAACTSVDEDNLALCFFARTRYNVPRIIAWVNNPRAAWLFDEKFHVDVALNQAQIFSSLIEEEMSLGDMMTLLKLRRGRYSLVEEKIPTGARALGVAIKDLCLPPDSVIATIIRHGQILIPRGDTQFEVGDEVLAIADREAAEELAKLFGRPDLPTPNDARQT comes from the coding sequence ATGTTTGTTCTGATCGCGGGTGGAGGCCGAACCGCAACGCACCTGGCCGCTCTCCTGCTGACTCGCCAGCACGAGGTTCGAGTACTCGAGCACCGACGCGACGTACTGGCGCGCCTACACCACGAACTGCCTACCGAGGTGATCTACGAAGGCAACCCTATCGATCCGGTGGCATTGGAACAGGCCGGTATCCGTCAGGCGAAGGTGTTGGCTGCGTGTACCTCTGTCGATGAAGACAATCTCGCGCTCTGTTTCTTTGCCCGCACCCGCTACAACGTGCCCCGTATTATCGCCTGGGTCAATAATCCCCGCGCCGCCTGGCTCTTCGACGAGAAGTTCCATGTAGACGTGGCCCTCAATCAGGCGCAGATCTTCAGCAGCCTGATCGAAGAAGAGATGTCGCTCGGCGATATGATGACACTGCTGAAGCTGCGGAGAGGCCGCTACTCCCTGGTGGAGGAGAAGATCCCCACGGGAGCGCGCGCCCTTGGCGTTGCCATCAAGGACCTGTGCCTGCCGCCGGATTCGGTGATCGCCACCATTATCCGGCACGGACAGATCCTCATTCCGCGCGGCGATACCCAATTTGAAGTCGGGGATGAGGTGCTCGCGATTGCAGATCGTGAAGCCGCCGAAGAGCTCGCGAAACTGTTCGGCCGACCGGACCTACCTACGCCAAACGACGCTCGGCAGACGTAA
- a CDS encoding Alpha/beta hydrolase fold gives MPYVQVGQTRIHFVELVPIPASHLSPVVFIHGAGGSHQMWLQQLRRLGRQRKAIAIDLPGHGHSDGSGADRIETYRDLVNEFLTAVGLDRIVMVGHSMGGAIIQSLALVHSELLTAMVLVGTGARLRVQPQIFAGLHNDARQTVELMSRWARAPGAPAELLRQDADAMLRTSPSVIEGDLRACDTFDLMERIKTITLPTLVICGTDDLMTPPTYAEYLHRRINGSQLVLVPAAGHMVMLEQPDEVGRSIETFLEQVGC, from the coding sequence GTGCCGTACGTGCAGGTCGGACAGACGCGAATTCATTTCGTTGAACTCGTGCCGATACCGGCGAGTCATCTGTCGCCGGTCGTGTTCATCCACGGGGCAGGCGGGAGCCATCAGATGTGGCTCCAGCAACTTCGGAGGTTGGGACGTCAGCGGAAGGCTATCGCCATAGACCTCCCCGGGCATGGCCATTCCGATGGGAGCGGCGCCGATCGGATCGAGACCTACCGCGATCTTGTGAACGAGTTTCTGACGGCCGTCGGTCTGGACCGGATCGTCATGGTGGGTCACTCGATGGGCGGGGCGATTATCCAAAGTCTTGCGCTGGTCCACTCGGAACTGCTTACGGCGATGGTGCTGGTAGGGACCGGGGCAAGGCTGCGCGTGCAGCCGCAGATCTTCGCCGGCCTTCACAATGACGCAAGGCAAACAGTCGAGCTGATGAGCCGATGGGCGCGCGCGCCGGGCGCCCCGGCCGAGCTGCTGAGACAGGATGCCGATGCGATGCTGCGCACCTCGCCCTCAGTGATCGAAGGAGACCTGCGAGCGTGCGATACCTTTGATCTGATGGAGCGGATCAAGACGATCACCCTTCCGACCCTGGTGATCTGCGGGACCGACGATCTGATGACGCCGCCGACGTACGCCGAGTATCTGCATCGCCGAATCAACGGATCACAGCTTGTGCTGGTTCCCGCAGCCGGTCACATGGTCATGCTGGAACAGCCCGACGAGGTGGGTCGAAGTATTGAGACCTTCCTTGAGCAAGTCGGCTGTTAG
- the gpsA gene encoding glycerol-3-phosphate dehydrogenase (NAD+) (Evidence 2a : Function of homologous gene experimentally demonstrated in an other organism; PubMedId : 15557260; Product type e : enzyme): MLLPDALDPDRSRVMERIGVVGAGAWGTTLAKLLAEKGHSVTLWAWERELVITMAKERENGLYLPGVELPETLEITNSLIEVAQGCSAIVLVTPSHVLRSMCEELLSRIQESTPIIVATKGLEPNSCLTMLQVLHEIDPARRTLAVLSGPTFAKEVSRGLPAAAVAASSEPAVATRVQGLLSTTGFRVYAGSDPLGVELGGAVKNVIAIAAGIVDGLGLGHNALAALITRGLHEMTRLGVAMGARAETFAGLAGLGDLVLTCTGDLSRNRQLGLALGRGAALSELLQRSPTVKEGVNASKGAVELAHRVSVDMPICQETYAVLFEQRSPQEAVANLLGRTLKSEEA; the protein is encoded by the coding sequence GTGCTGCTGCCAGACGCCCTCGACCCTGATCGGAGCCGGGTGATGGAACGGATCGGCGTCGTCGGAGCGGGGGCCTGGGGTACCACACTCGCGAAACTGTTGGCCGAGAAAGGACACTCGGTCACTCTGTGGGCGTGGGAACGCGAACTCGTCATAACGATGGCGAAGGAGCGCGAGAACGGTCTCTATCTGCCTGGGGTTGAACTACCCGAGACGCTTGAGATTACCAATTCTCTCATTGAGGTCGCCCAAGGCTGCTCGGCGATTGTGCTGGTGACCCCTTCCCATGTTCTTCGTTCCATGTGCGAAGAGCTGCTTTCCCGCATCCAAGAATCTACGCCTATCATCGTCGCGACGAAAGGCTTAGAACCAAATAGTTGCCTGACTATGTTGCAGGTATTACATGAGATTGATCCAGCGAGGCGGACGCTGGCTGTCCTCTCAGGTCCCACCTTCGCGAAGGAGGTCAGCAGAGGACTGCCGGCGGCGGCGGTTGCGGCGTCATCTGAGCCTGCCGTAGCAACACGGGTTCAGGGCTTGCTCAGCACGACAGGCTTTCGCGTCTATGCTGGAAGCGACCCGTTAGGCGTAGAGTTGGGCGGGGCGGTCAAGAACGTGATTGCTATCGCAGCCGGGATAGTGGACGGCCTTGGACTCGGGCATAATGCGCTGGCGGCTCTCATTACACGGGGGCTACACGAAATGACCCGGCTTGGTGTAGCCATGGGGGCGCGCGCTGAGACATTTGCGGGACTTGCTGGACTTGGAGACCTCGTACTGACGTGTACCGGGGACCTCTCGCGCAATCGGCAACTCGGATTGGCGCTCGGCAGAGGCGCGGCGCTTTCCGAGCTGCTGCAACGCAGCCCGACGGTGAAGGAAGGGGTCAACGCCTCGAAAGGTGCCGTTGAGCTTGCCCATCGCGTCTCCGTCGATATGCCGATCTGCCAGGAAACCTATGCGGTCCTCTTTGAGCAACGATCGCCGCAGGAGGCGGTAGCGAATCTCCTGGGCAGGACGTTGAAATCTGAAGAGGCGTAG
- the lgt gene encoding Prolipoprotein diacylglyceryl transferase, protein MFASPGPFVLQIGPLSIRWYGLLFATGVLLGTWLAQREAIRRGEDPDQLLNVIVYGVMAGLIGARLYYVLFNWGYYGSRPLKILAVWEGGLAIHGGLLAGGLTAVIYSVRKKLPVLTYLDIMAPSAPLGQAIGRWGNFFNQEAFGTPTDLPWKLYIEPYHRPPDLATFEYFHPTFLYESLWNLLVFSLLYFLLRRRLQRIPGALLLCYVGLYSVGRFFVEGLRIDSLMLGPLRAAQVMSLALIAVSLVGLVWLRAAARRPRP, encoded by the coding sequence ATGTTCGCATCGCCCGGTCCCTTTGTCTTACAGATCGGCCCGCTCTCCATTCGTTGGTACGGCCTGCTTTTCGCCACCGGTGTCTTGCTGGGGACCTGGCTGGCGCAGCGCGAGGCGATCCGTCGTGGGGAGGATCCGGATCAGCTTCTGAACGTCATCGTGTACGGCGTGATGGCGGGCTTGATAGGTGCGCGGCTGTACTACGTCCTGTTCAACTGGGGCTACTACGGCTCCAGGCCGCTGAAGATCCTGGCGGTATGGGAGGGAGGGCTCGCGATCCACGGTGGCCTGTTGGCCGGCGGATTGACTGCGGTCATCTATTCCGTTCGCAAGAAGTTGCCCGTGCTGACCTACCTGGACATCATGGCCCCTTCCGCTCCGCTCGGACAGGCGATCGGCCGGTGGGGCAACTTTTTCAATCAGGAGGCCTTCGGAACCCCGACCGATCTGCCGTGGAAGCTCTACATTGAGCCGTACCACCGACCGCCCGATCTGGCGACCTTTGAGTATTTTCACCCGACGTTTCTGTACGAATCGCTCTGGAACCTCCTGGTCTTCTCGCTCCTGTACTTCCTGCTTCGCCGTCGATTGCAGCGAATCCCCGGCGCGTTGCTGCTCTGTTACGTTGGGCTGTACTCTGTCGGCCGGTTCTTCGTTGAGGGGCTTCGGATCGACAGTCTGATGTTGGGGCCCTTACGCGCGGCGCAGGTGATGAGCCTCGCCCTGATTGCTGTTTCACTGGTCGGACTCGTCTGGTTGCGTGCTGCTGCCAGACGCCCTCGACCCTGA
- a CDS encoding O-antigen polymerase (fragment), which translates to MALVFTYPTHTGFIERRWGVLLLMLYAVYLATILQRQAA; encoded by the coding sequence GTGGCCTTGGTGTTCACATACCCTACGCATACCGGCTTCATTGAACGGAGGTGGGGTGTTCTGCTGCTGATGCTATATGCTGTGTATCTCGCTACCATTCTTCAACGGCAAGCGGCCTAA
- the aldB gene encoding aldehyde dehydrogenase (Evidence 2b : Function of strongly homologous gene; Product type e : enzyme) yields the protein MRYIAPNQPDSKIHFKPRYGNFIGGNWVAPVTGQYFDNLSPVTGEKFCEIPRSSAEDIDMALDAAHAAKDAWGKTSVTARSNILLKIADHIEANLETLAIAETWDNGKPIRETLAADVPLAVDHFRYFAGCIRAQEGSIGEIDEHTVAYHFHEPLGVVGQIIPWNFPLLMACWKLAPALAAGNCVVMKPAEQTPASILVMMELIGDLLPPGVVNIVNGYGAEAGQALATSKRIAKIAFTGSTPVGSHILKCAAENIIPSTVELGGKSPNLYFEDVLDQEDAFVSKCVEGAVLAFFNQGEVCTCPSRLLIQESIYDAFIAKVIARAKQITRGNPLDTETMVGAQASKQQFDKILRYIEIGRNEGAEVLVGGDIAAIGGGLSGGYYIEPTIMKGSNDMRIFQEEIFGPVIAVTTFKDEADALAIANDTEFGLGAGVWTRDMNRAYRMGRGIQAGRVWTNCYHHYPAHAAFGGYKKSGVGRETHKMMLDHYQQTKNLLVSYDINPLGFF from the coding sequence ATGCGTTATATCGCCCCAAACCAACCGGATAGCAAAATCCACTTCAAACCACGTTATGGTAATTTTATCGGCGGCAACTGGGTCGCTCCCGTTACAGGCCAGTACTTTGATAACCTAAGCCCTGTAACCGGGGAGAAATTCTGTGAAATACCTCGTTCTTCGGCGGAAGACATAGATATGGCATTGGATGCGGCGCATGCCGCTAAAGACGCGTGGGGTAAAACTTCAGTCACCGCTAGATCAAATATCCTGTTAAAAATTGCTGACCATATCGAAGCGAATCTTGAAACATTAGCGATTGCCGAAACGTGGGACAACGGTAAGCCCATCCGTGAAACATTGGCGGCGGACGTACCGTTGGCAGTAGACCACTTTCGCTATTTCGCCGGCTGTATTCGTGCCCAGGAAGGCTCCATTGGCGAAATTGACGAACACACGGTGGCGTATCATTTTCACGAGCCGCTCGGTGTCGTTGGGCAGATCATTCCCTGGAATTTTCCGTTATTGATGGCGTGCTGGAAACTCGCCCCTGCCCTGGCGGCGGGTAACTGTGTGGTGATGAAGCCCGCCGAACAAACCCCTGCATCAATTTTGGTCATGATGGAATTAATCGGCGACTTATTACCGCCGGGCGTTGTCAATATCGTGAACGGCTATGGCGCGGAAGCGGGGCAGGCATTGGCCACCAGCAAGCGGATTGCAAAAATAGCGTTCACCGGTTCCACGCCTGTAGGCTCGCATATCCTGAAATGCGCGGCGGAAAACATTATTCCTTCCACGGTTGAACTGGGCGGTAAATCGCCCAATCTCTATTTCGAGGATGTCTTAGATCAAGAAGATGCGTTTGTCAGCAAATGCGTGGAAGGTGCGGTATTGGCCTTTTTCAATCAAGGCGAAGTGTGTACCTGCCCCTCACGCTTGCTCATTCAAGAATCGATCTATGATGCGTTTATCGCCAAGGTGATAGCGCGTGCCAAACAAATAACACGCGGCAATCCTTTGGATACCGAAACGATGGTCGGCGCACAAGCCTCCAAACAGCAATTCGATAAAATTTTACGTTATATCGAAATCGGCAGAAATGAAGGCGCCGAAGTGTTAGTAGGTGGTGACATTGCTGCCATAGGCGGTGGTTTGTCTGGCGGCTATTATATTGAGCCAACGATCATGAAAGGCAGCAATGACATGCGGATTTTTCAGGAGGAGATTTTTGGGCCGGTTATTGCCGTCACTACTTTCAAAGATGAGGCAGACGCCTTGGCTATCGCCAATGACACCGAATTTGGTTTAGGGGCCGGGGTTTGGACACGCGACATGAACCGCGCCTATCGTATGGGGCGTGGTATCCAGGCCGGACGTGTCTGGACAAACTGCTACCATCATTATCCCGCCCACGCTGCGTTTGGCGGCTACAAAAAATCAGGTGTCGGTCGTGAAACCCATAAAATGATGCTGGATCATTATCAGCAAACCAAAAATCTGCTGGTCAGTTACGATATTAATCCATTGGGATTTTTCTAG
- a CDS encoding K+-dependent Na+/Ca+ exchanger related-protein, translating into MNDYTAFIFGLACAGIGGDLFVRGAVGLAHWARISPGIIGATVAAFATSSPELSVSINAAMAGKPQIALGDALGSNVVNVALILALALVISGIQSPRDSVKRDFPVALLIPIITGVLFLDGELSRIDGLLMLSMFLAWLVAAIIEARKQRSAAEKVLGEHRGWLVVLSCVVGLAFLIAAGNLIVAGAKGIAIAFGIDEFIIGATVVAVGTSVPELATTVIAKLRGHDEVGLGTILGSNIFNGIFIVAVAATIHPITVAWREVTIALVFGLVALVFTYPTRTGFIERRRGILLLVLYAAYLATILQRQAA; encoded by the coding sequence GTGAACGATTATACGGCTTTCATTTTTGGTCTTGCATGTGCCGGTATCGGCGGCGACCTTTTTGTTCGCGGTGCGGTCGGCCTCGCTCATTGGGCGCGGATTTCTCCGGGCATTATCGGCGCAACTGTCGCCGCATTCGCCACATCAAGCCCGGAATTGTCAGTCTCCATAAATGCTGCCATGGCGGGAAAACCCCAAATCGCCCTTGGCGACGCCCTTGGCAGTAATGTGGTAAACGTTGCTCTGATTCTCGCGCTTGCCTTGGTAATTTCCGGAATCCAAAGTCCTCGTGACAGCGTAAAGAGGGATTTTCCTGTGGCGTTGTTGATCCCCATTATCACGGGTGTTCTGTTTCTGGATGGCGAGCTTTCGAGAATCGACGGTTTACTGATGTTGAGTATGTTTCTCGCTTGGCTTGTGGCGGCGATTATCGAGGCTCGAAAACAACGGAGTGCCGCAGAGAAGGTTCTTGGGGAACATCGAGGGTGGCTGGTTGTTCTTTCGTGTGTCGTCGGCCTTGCCTTTCTTATTGCTGCCGGAAATCTCATTGTGGCGGGAGCAAAAGGCATCGCCATTGCCTTTGGTATCGATGAATTCATTATTGGGGCAACTGTTGTCGCGGTGGGTACGTCCGTGCCAGAACTTGCGACAACAGTCATTGCCAAGCTTCGCGGACACGACGAGGTTGGCCTGGGAACAATTCTTGGCAGCAATATCTTCAATGGCATTTTTATTGTCGCAGTCGCGGCGACTATCCATCCCATTACTGTTGCGTGGCGTGAGGTAACTATTGCATTGGTATTTGGTCTCGTGGCCTTGGTGTTCACTTACCCTACGCGCACAGGCTTCATTGAACGAAGACGGGGTATATTGCTGCTGGTGCTATATGCTGCCTACCTCGCTACTATTCTTCAGCGGCAAGCGGCCTAA